The sequence TCTTCATGCCGACGTAGTCGTGTTTTATTCTAGTCGGTATAATTTTGCCTATTTCATGAGCGTTTAGATTATCTTAATGCTTGTTAACTCATTTGGTCAAGTTGGGCCTTTATATCATTTGATTATTAGTCGAAAATGGTGATTAAATTGGCTTATGGATTCAATATAAACATGAGTATTTCCTTGTTTTACCTACCAATTCTCAAAGCTTTCTAGAATTGTATGTTAAAAgttgtttagaatttttttttcttttgtctcGTGTCTTAGTCatactaatttaaaatttcatcattAAGACTGTCTGGAGTATGAGCATACTGACATTAAGCATAatgtacataattttttttatcatatatctTGTTTCGATTGTAAGGTTAAACATAATAGTCTGGTAGCTTGTTATATGAGTTTAGGTTTTGGTCCGATATTAATTTATTCCTCCCTGTCTATCTTAAATTTAATCAATGCCAATCTCAATTAGGGATAAGTGATCAGCTGTATGACGATGGGAACTGTAAATAATCGCTTATTTGTCGAtgtattttggttattttcCCTCGGGCAGAATACTAGATTTTTCTTATTGTTTGTCTCCTCGTAGTTTATTGCCATTTGAGTTTGCTAAATTTTTGTGTGAAGATACGAATTtgtttcatcatcaatatagtATTTTCAGTGAATCAACTAggttcttataatttttttatttttattttttgaatgtgAAATTTATCCGAGTTCACTATGAACTCTTACCTTCCCTTTGCATCTCGGAGAGCCATATAGGCTCTAATTCCTACATCGATTAAACTTATAAAAACCGGCGAACATATTTCCAGAGTTGAAGAATCCAAAGCATGTCAAGAAGTCGGGAGATCTGAAGAAGTTGGGCAAAAAGAggcctaatttattttatttcttttccttatcgCATTGTAtttgggcataagcccttggagtttgttttttttcatttttctgtatttatttaatatttgctTAGTCTAGGACAGATGCGAAAGAAAGTCAAACGGGTTAAAAACCCAAAACAGGTGGGTACACATTCCGGTCAAGGCAGACAGAACCCGTATTCGGATCCAAATCTCTTTCCCTCTATATCCCTTTATGTGCTTTTATATTATCTGTTTTATTCGTCATTAGTTCAAGGATCGAAAACTCCAAATTCCCTTCAGACGCCTTAAATGCTTTATCGGCTTAATCCaataaattttgcaaataaTTCACTTAGATAATAAGTTAGTAATTTAACTCTTTACTattccaaatatttttcaagccaaatttaattttttagccAACTACGTTAGTTGCTGGAAAACCGTAGGTTAACGGAATGTCTTAGGTGCTttaaaaccttcctaagacattAATATGAATCCCCGAACCCCCTAAAAGGTTTTCAATcgatttttctctattttatctTTGGAAAAATCAAGTTTTCTTAAATTTcctcaaaaattaagtggcgactctaaaagtcaaaaaaatccTCGAAAATAAATGTGTTTCCTCTTTTCGATAAAACAGATATGGCGACTTCTGCTGGGGAATTTGGagaggattctaaccttaaaactgACATTATTTGGCTATGTGTATGTTTGTTTATCTGTTTATTGCTTTATTAAACTGTTTCATTCATGGCATGACATCTTCAGTCAAACGACAATTATTTTCATTCCCACTAAAGGACGATTATGCGGGTTTGCAGTCTTTCATTAACCAAAAATTTTCTCGGGGCACCCTGACGAGTGTAGTTGGCTACTTGATAGTCAACGATCGTTAACTGTCTCAGCCCAAGTAGTCCGTTTGGGTTACCCTTTCCACTATAAATACAACCTACTCTTAGTTAAACTAAGATAGAGCGAAACCCAATCCCAAAAATAGCGCATTGGCCTAAGACGACCCAACACCCAAGGAgtgttgggcccattagaaaGACTGCCTAGAGTCCAAAGAGCCCACGACTCGATAGGACGATCATATTTGTGTGATAAATCTGAAGGATGTATTGTGTGTTTAAATGTTTGTTGTGTCGTGGGGAATGACAATTAACTTGTTGTATGTTTTGTAGATGTCGAATCAATTCCTCCATTTCAACATGGTCACCAAGACACCCGACATTCTTTGCGTATGGTGGGATAACCTCAAAGATTGTCAAAAGAGAGAAATCTCGATTCACTTGGGTCACTTACCTTTGATAATAGACTTCAAGGTTTGGACCACGTTTATCGAGGTTATCACTCGATCCTGGGACGATAAGAAAATGGTTTTTCAATTTGGAGATGTCAAAATAACGGCCACGCTAGAGGAAATATAGGATTGTCTAGACTCTATCGGGACATGTGGCAAGAGGAAAAAATGTCCAAATCATCACATACTTCTTCAAGACAGGCCAACTAGAAAAGAATTGAAGAATATATTGTTACTAGTAAACACGCACTGGTTGGAAGCCCACGATATACCCCTAATGAGATTTTTCGAGAGATGGGGGCATGACAGCTATTTCAGACTGTTTCCGAATGAATTCCACGATCACAGCACGTGGAGGCAAACTCAGACTATCGCTTTCTCTGCGTGCCTTTAAGGAACTATGGTGTTCCCTAAAGATGAAGGAAAGGAAATCGACACCCGGGTCATGATGGTAGTGGACGCCATGTTTAGAGGAATTGGTAGAAAACAAGAACAAAAGAAGTACTGTAGCTTGGCCTCGATCATTTTGGCCGACATTTATCGATCTTTAAGTCTATGTAAAAATGGGTTCCCGTTTTTCAAAGGTTGCAACATTCTACTTCAATGGTGGTTGATTGAGCATCTCTGTAAGAGGGATGGCGCCCGGCCACAGGAGTTGGCCAAACCGAGCCAGACGATCCCTCTTGATAATTATGACTTCTATCTAAGTGTCTGCAGATTTCCAATTCATACCTCCAGGGATGCGTGGGCGAGGGAAATTTATGATCTGAAAGAAGGAGATATACAGTGGATGTTACCGAACTTCAAGTCTGGTAGGATAGCGGCACAAGGAGCCAAGCTTCCATTTTTAGTCCTTCCTGGCATTTGAGGATTGCGGCCCTACAACCCGACAAGAGTGATGCGACAATATTGTAGAACAAAAGTCATACCCGTCCAAGGGGATGCTAGCTCTTTTGTTGTCGATTATGATAAGAACGGCAAGATACCATTGGCTAAGAACATCCTCCAGGAATGGGCCGAACGTGTAAACATGAAGTGGGATATGGCCAAGAATAGATATGAAGTTGGGTATGTCGACGAATACAAGACATGGTTGCAGAATGATCTGGATGGTGTAGTGAATCCGATACCACGCACAGGTCGAGAAATTGAAGACGTACAAACAAGGCTTCAGATCCATGCATACCACTTTCAGCAGGAATGGGACCGAAGGGAGCAAGAATTTTAGAAGAGAGCAAGAATTCCAACAAAAGGAGCGAGAGTACCAATTTCGAGAGTTATAAAGAGAGAGGGTTTTAGCTGTGACGTCACAAGAGCTAGCCGACACAAGGGCTTGTCTGATGCGTTTGGACACGACCCTGGATGATCAGATGAACAATTTACGAGCCGTGCCAACATTTTCCAAAGTTGTGTTCGCTGAGCCGTATGTGTTCACCAGCAAGTGCATCATCCGCGAAGAAGTAGAAAAGACCAGAAGAGGAGTCGAGCCATCAACCTTTTAATTCCCCTGAGTGGGATTGTTTCTATCTGTATTTTGCATCACATCCCCCTCCCTAAATGTACCccatttgatataaaattatgtaatgaacgCTATGGTGTTTAGTGAGGTTTATTTTGGGTATATAACTATTTGTTTAAATGACGCAATACATCCTTCAGATCGCTAGGcttacccttggcacaaaagggtcaCATGCATGATTAGAATGCGAAATATGTGTGTTTAACTGCTTATctgttattttaatataaatgagGATATCGTAAACTCACTCCTACCCAGAAATTTTCAAAGAATATATAGAAGCCACTATTACAAAAGGTCCGACCAATGTTTTcaagtcttaagtttctcactcaaaagacCTCCTCCtataccacaaatcctaaaacactGTTCTACCGTCTCAGGAAAGGCAAATTATTGCTATGGACAAGGGCAAGAACGTCCAGATGGAACTCACTGAAGAAGAACTATGGAGAAAGATCGAACGGATCCCTCGGGATATTCAAGAAGCCAAGGAAGAAGGGCACAGAGTTGATACGGTCACCGCAATTTATAAAGCTGCAGGTGTGACGTTGGATGAGGATCTGACATCAcatatgaaaagaaagaaagatgttgAGATAGAGACAGAGGGATTGAGACAGAAGTTTGACACGCTTCGGTTGAAAGTGCAAGAAATagaagcgagagaggcgaggataGATTCGGAGACCGCCGCTCTGTTAGCTAAAAGTGTGTTACTTGACAAGGAACTGACAGTCCAGAGCAACCTGATGGGCACCTATGAGCAAGGAGCAGCCAATAGTGGTCCCGACAAAGCTCACCCTAAAGTGACTGAGGAGGATGACGGCGAGGAAATCGTCTAATATCCTCCATTCCTAGGTCGTCtgaaaggaagaaaataatGCTGCAACAAGAAGAGAAATTACTAACGTGTcatatcatttcatcttttaaAAGCTCTGTTGTTGCCTTTCAATTTCCTTTTAATcgtaatgaatgaatgaatgaaaatgttttatcttgTACTAGAACTACGATGGGcttgaattctccttgtgagatacgtaggcatcCTTCTTAGGCCCGGCCCCtatcttaaaaaaatttcattacccCTCCATGTTACGAGAAGATACGAAGACCGGATCAACAGACGTCAAAGAGCAGGTGCAAAAAGACCGTAGCTCAACATGATTTAGCCTTCCTGAGACAAGcgtcaaaactaaaacaaacaaattctTGTTTGTTAAAAAATGTGTTTCCGTCCTCACTCGTGGGTTaaagatatcctcaaacaaagcaacttgtgCGCTTATTTGCTCTCTATGTGATATCATGCATTTGATACTCTGAATATGCACTGACAAATCCGCCTTTGAGTTTTTTTCCTTCTCAGGTACTTTTAAACTGATTTGTGTTGATCAGAAGCTGGCAGATCATCCTTATTTCACCAGATCAAAAGGTCCCGCAGATTCCTTTCCTAGACAAAGCTCAGACAGAGGAAAGGCAGTTATGGGGGataataatgaagaagtgaTTCTTACTGATGTAGTTATGGCTCAACCCACCGTAGCAGAACAGAATGAGTTGATTATGCAGCTGATGCAGCAGATTGCAGAGATGAGGGTGGAAATGCAACGGAGACAGGATCTGCCTCCACCAGGATTCGCTGCTAACACCGCCGATGGGAAGCCTCAAATCTACTTCCCTTCCTCAAATATGGATTCAACTTAGAACCAGCCATCTACAGCTATTCAAAATCCATCGGTTATAAATCTGACTacccaaaatccccaatatgCTTCTGCATCCTACCAAACTCCATATCTTCTTCAAAGCAACAATCCTCAAATGCCACCCCATCCTCAAAATACTCACCATCAAACCGCTCCACCTGccacaaaatcaaatcaaaactaaaatgcTTTCAATCCCCAAACACCTCATCACCATTTAAATCAAAACACCGATCCCCAGGCCTACCCACAGAATTACCAAACCGCTCAGAATGCTCAAATTCCCTCTGTAGCTCCACCCCTGCTAAAGAGAGACACTTTCCAAGTTCCCGTCCCTGCTGAGCACGATGTGCACGGTTCTGACTTGGACCATTACGAGgaacaagaaaaagaatggaGGTCAAAGGAAAATGTAAGGGTCGATATAAAAGAGGAGATCAAGAAGGCCATGAAAATGGTACAATGCATCCCCGACGTCGCCGGACATAGTTACGAGGAATTGTGTATCCACCAAAATTTGGACCTTCTagaagggttcaagattccaaagTTTGACACCTTCGGAGGAGTGGGCAACCCTATGGCTCATTTGAGAGCCTACTATGACCAGCTCGTGGGAGTTGGAAGAGACGAATCTCTGTTGATGCGGCTTTTCAGCCGAAGCCTGTGTTTTTATCGATCGATTTGCTTACAACGTACAAAAGTCAACCTAAATCTATAAGGAGTTCGCCTATAGGTGGAGAAAAGAAGCGGCAGGGTAAGGCCATCCATGACCGAGAAAGAAATCGTTGAAGTGTTTGTGCGTGTGCAAGAGCCAGAATATTATGACAGAATCATATTGCTCATTGGAGCAAAGTTTGCCGAGATAGTCAAGATTGGTGAGACAATCGAAGACGGTTTAAAATCAGGAAAGATAGCCCGTGTAGACGCACCACCTAGATCTTCAGGGTtattgagaaagaaaagagaagaagttgCTGCTATTTCATATGGGGAAGGAAAAACCCCAGAAGCTCATCATATTCCCAAGGTCGTTCCCGGCCTTCCCCAAAATCCTACCAATCTTGTTACACGCAATCTAGTCATTGCAATAATCAGAATGCTACCTCCATTTATCCAAACATCCAAGCTCCCGTATACCAAAGTCCGCCCCTCAATTACCAAAGTCCATCTCCCATTTTCCAAaatcatcctccaacctatcaaATTCCATCTCCTTACCAGGGTGTTGCTCCCTACTGCGCTAACATACAGTCGAGCTACCGAGTACCCCCTCCTGTTTATCAAGTCAAAGCTCCACTGTACCAAAATCCTCCTCCGAATTACCAAGCTCCATCGCCAAATTACCAAACAAATCCATATCCCAGAAGCCAAGCTTCCCGTCCAAATACCACAAATTATCAACCGGTGCCTCCTCCTCAACAAGGCAATTATGACCCTCCCCGACCCAGATGGGAGAAGAGGTCTTCAAGGAACTTTACTGCACTCACTAAAAGCCGTACCATACTGTATGAGAGACTGGCTGCAGCTGGATACATCCACCCTGTGGGGCCCAAACCCATGGATGTCAATTCAAAGTTCTACAAACTCGATCAGAGAATGATACTGAATATTGTATCAACCTCAAGAACAAAATTCAGGATCTGATTGATCAGGAGATAGTCTCTCTCCAACCGGCGGTACCAAATTTCAACACAAACCCGTTGCCGAATCATGGAGGCAGCAATGTCAATATGATCAAGACAGATGAAGACTGGTGCGGAACGAAGATGATTACTCTCATCATTCACGATGATTTGGAAAGGGTTGTCGCTTCTTTAAGCGTCAAAGAGAAGAGAGAGTTTGTTATTTTGACACATTCAAAggttgttgccttggtgccaTCAGAAACTCTCGTCAAGCCTAAGTTTGTTATTGCAACTGTTGTTGCTCAAGGCATGACGAGGTCTGGAAGGTGTTACACTCCTGATGAGCTTGCTCTCTGAGGACAGAAGAAGGATCAGGCTAAGAGGCTAATAAGCGAAGGAGAAGCGGAGGAACTCTGGAGGAGAATGCAACCAAAAGATTACTCCATAGTTAAGCATGTGGAAAAGGCCCAGGCTCAGATCTCCGTATGGTCCCTGCTGATGAGCTCTCAATTCCACAGGCAGGCCTTAATGAAAGCTCTCGATGACACGTACGTACCCGCAGGTACAAGCAGTGATAACGTGGCCGCCATGATTCATCAGGTTATTCGAGGGCACCAAATCAGCTTTTGTGACGATGAGCTACCTGTTGAAGGGAGGTTACATAACAAGGCGCTGCACATCACTGTGATATGCCGAGAAAAAATTGTCAACCACGTCTTAGTAGATGATGGATCTGGTCTAAATATCTGCCCGTTGTCGACGTTAAGGCAGCTAAAGTTCGACCTTGGGAAATTGGAGCAAAACCAGGTCAACGTGAGAGCCTTTGATGGGGTTCAGAGAGACACGTTGGGAGCAGTGAATTTGACCATTCAAATGGGCCCCGTAGAATTCGGCGCGCAATTTCAAGTATTGGATATTGATACCACATACAAACTGCTTCTGGGAAGGTCGTTCATCCATATGGCAGGGGCCGTCCCCTCTACTCTCCATCAGATGATGAAGCTCGTGTGGAAGAATGAAGAGTTTGTTATTCATGGCGAGGGGAGTCACCTTGGTAGGAAGGTTCCGATCATTGATGAGATATCTCGAGGTACAAACATTTAACGGTGGAGCTGGTAAATGCCACCGGCGAAGACTTGGCCCCACAGACCCCTATGCCTGCGTGTACAAGATGATAGCCACTGCGATGCTACAGAATGGTTTTGAGCCAGGTTTGGATTGGAAAGAGattcccaaggaattattgagcctGTTTCGGTCCTCGTTAAGGGATCCAGATATGGTTTGAGGTACATCCCCACAGATGAAGAcgtgaagatgaagaagaaaaatgatcaagCATTGGCTAAACCGATCCCACATCTGTATCAATCCTTTCAAATTCGGGAGTGTGTCGAACATGAAGACCTTAGAGAAGGAATCTGTGACCTCTTCGAGGAAAtcaatgttgttgttgaggaggAGGTCGAGCCTAGCTGGTATTCGTGATGTTGAACCAGAGGAGGTGCTGCGGAACTGGACCTCCACGCCGATCCTGATACCCCGAATTCTTCAGTAGAAAGGCGTCATTTCATGCACATTAAAATCGATGGTAGTCCGgagaggcccgagacccaccattttgcattttcttaactgttcaaattttcaatatgATGTCCAAAAAAGGCAACATGGACCATGCCATGGCCAAAGTTTgcattgtttttaaattaaagcctctttgttttaactttatttatttagttgtttgTTATACCTTACTTTCCTAATTTTGTCTGTTTATGATTACAGTAACATAAGTTACagacctgccaatgtcatgtcaaGTCACGAgctaaatgaacaaaatgaggcaggtgaCGACAAGGTTGACGATTATGATGAAGAAAAAGAGCAACCAGATTATGTTGCCGAGGAATTTTGGCAGTTGGAGAATCAGCATAAGCCAAATCTAGAGGTAACGGAAATGGTGAATTTGGGAGATTCAGAATGTGTTAAAGAGGTTAAGATCAGTATTaacctaaatgaagctcagaaagAAGGCCTAATTCATTTGTTTGCTGAATATACTGATGTGTTCGTTTGGGAAGTCGGTGACATGCAAGGGTTGAGTACCGACGTCGTATCTCATAAGCTGCTGATTAACCCGGGGTTCGATCCGGTGAAGCAAAAAACTCGAAAATTCAAGCTTTAATTGAGCTTGAAGATTAAGGAAGAGATTACCAAGAAAATAGAGTCCTGATTGGTGGAAGTGACACAATATCCAACTTGGCTGGCCAATGTTGTTCTGGTCGCCAAGAAAGACGGGAAAATCAGGATTTGTGTTAACTATAGAGATCTCAACAAAGCTAGCccgaaggataattttccgttgtcgaatattcatattttatcgaCAACTATGCTAGGCATGAGATGCATTCGTTTGTGGACTGTTACGCAGGCTATCACCAAATTCTGATGGATGAGGAAGACGCAGAAAAGACGGCTTTCATTACACTGTGGGGTGTATATCAGTACAGGGTGATGTCGTTTGGCCTCAAGAATGCGGGTGCCACCTACATGAGAGCTATGACGACCATTTTTCACGACATGATCTATAAGGAGATTGAAGTGTGCGTGGATGACGTCATAATCAAGTCCCGCGAGAGTTCAGACCACTTGACACATCTAAAGAAATTCTTTGATCGTCTGCATCGTTACAACTGGAAGTTGAATCCTGCCAAATGCGCTTTTGGAGTACCAGCCAGgaagttgttgggatttatagtcagcaggaggggtattgagctcgaccgttctaagattaaagcaattcaagagATACCGCCAAAGacgagaaaagaggtgatgagtttcttcgGAAGGTTAAACTACATCAGTCAATTTATAGCTCAATCAGCCACGGTGTGTGAGCCTATTTTCAAGCTGCTGAAGAAAGACGCCCCGACAAAGTGGACTAAAGAGTGTCAGACGTCTTTTGGCGCTATCAACAACTATTTTTCAAATCCACCGGTATTGGTTCCTCCGCGAGAAGGGAGTCCTTTGTTGCTGTAGTTGTCTATCTCAATAGCGTATTCGGATGCGTACTTGGTCAACATGATGAGACAGGAAAGAAGGAAAGGGCTATctattatataagcaagaagtttactccataCGAGTCTCGTTACACTTTGTTCGATTTAATTGCACGAACAAAATGGCCGAATACGAAGCTTGTGttcttggtttgaaaatggccatcgaCATGAATGTCTAAGAGTTATTAGTTATTAGAGACTCAGATCTTTTGATTCATCACGTCCAAGGAGAATGGGCTGTGAAGAACCCAaagattataccttacgtaCAGTACGTGCAGAAGTTGTGCAAAAAATTTCGTAACATCGAGTTCAGACATTCTCCTAGAATACAGAATGAATTGTCCGTTGTTCTTGCCACCATCTCTTCGATGATTAAACATCCGGAAACagattatattgatcctctggatatagagttgaaagGACATCCAATCCATTGTTTCCATGTTGAAACAGAACCAGACGGTTTgccttggtattttgatataaagaagtatttggaaTCTGGAACTTATCCTGAAGATGCTACGGCCAACCAACAGAAGTCGATACGCCGTGTGGCTCTCAATTTATTTCTAAGTGGAGAAGTACTTTATAGAAGGACTCCAGATTTGGGTCTTCTAAGATgtattgatgttgttgaagttgtgaagcttattgaacagatacatgctgGAGTTTGTCGTACGCATATGAACGTGCTCACTTTGGCAAGAAAGATCCTACGAGCCGGGTATTTCTGGATAactatggagaatgattgttgcaaATTTGTGCAAAAGTGCcacaaatgtcaagtgcacgaTGATTTGATCAGTGTGCCACCTCACGAACTTAATTCTATaagttcaccttggccattcgtagcttggggaatggatgtcatcggtccgATATAGTCAGccgcttctaatggacacagattcattttggtcgccattgattatttcactaAGTAGGTGGAAGCAACTTCttacaagtcggtaaccaagaaagtggtggctgattttgttcgcaacaatctgatatgtaGATTTCGGGtgccagaatccatcattactgataatggt comes from Solanum pennellii chromosome 1, SPENNV200 and encodes:
- the LOC107023084 gene encoding uncharacterized protein LOC107023084 translates to MDEEDAEKTAFITLWGVYQYRVMSFGLKNAGATYMRAMTTIFHDMIYKEIEVCVDDVIIKSRESSDHLTHLKKFFDRLHRYNWKLNPAKCAFGVPARKLLGFIYVQKLCKKFRNIEFRHSPRIQNELSVVLATISSMIKHPETDYIDPLDIELKGHPIHCFHVETEPDGLPWYFDIKKYLESGTYPEDATANQQKSIRRVALNLFLSGEVLYRRTPDLGLLRCIDVVEVVKLIEQIHAGVCRTHMNVLTLARKILRAGYFWITMENDCCKFVQKCHKCQVHDDLISVPPHELNSISSPWPFVAWGMDVIGPI